A window of Roseobacter fucihabitans genomic DNA:
TATCTGATATTACTTATTTATATGGTGTATTCTTATAGGTTTTGGTAGTTTGCGCCATGCCGATTGACACCTCAAACCTGCCCGATGATCCTGCCCTTTTGAAGGCGATGATTGCGACTTTGGAGGTCGAGAATGCCAAGATATCCGCGACGCTGCGGGCGCATGATCAGCTGGTGCAGGCCTTGCGGTTACGGATCGCGAAGCTGCAGAAGCAAGCTTTTGGGGCAAGTTCGGAAAAGATCGAGCGCGAGATTGAACAGCTTGAATTGGCGCTGGAAGATCTACTGGTCGCGGTTGCCGAGGCGGAAGACGCACCGCTTGATGAAGCTGACGCAGCACCATCTTCTGCTGCATCCGAGCCGGTTGAGAACAAACCCCGCCGTCGCCCGCGTGTCTCGGACACAACCCCACGCGAGCGCCGTGAGCTTGATCCGGGCAGTTGCTGCCCTGATTGTGGTGGTGACCTGCGTATAGTTGGTGAGGACGTCAGCGAGTTGCTTGATATGATCACAGCGCAACTCAAAGTGATTGAGATCGCCCGCATCAAGAAATCCTGCCGCCGCTGTGAAAAGATGGTGCAGGTGCCTGCACCCAGCCGCCCGATCCCGGGCAGCATGGCGGGCCCCAATCTACTGGCGCATGTGTTGGTCTCGAAATTTGACGATCATCTTCCGCTCTACCGACAGAACGAAATCTTCGCCCGCATGGGGGCCGACATTCCTGATAGTACGTTGGTGGATTGGTGCGGTCGGTCGATGCAGGTCCTCCAGCCCATTATTGAACGGATCGAGGCGCATATCATGGCGAGCGATCTGCTGCACACGGATGATACCCCTATCCGGGTTTTGGATCGCGCGCGGCGCGACAAGGGGTTGGGTAAAGGCGTGAAACAGGGCCGTATCTGGGCCTATGTCCGTGATCAGCGACCATGGGCGGGCACAGCGCCGCCGGGGGCGGTTTATTACTTTGCACCGGACCGCAAAGGCGAGCATGTCCGCCTGCATCTGCAAAACGGCACCGGTATCCTGCAGGCAGACGCCTATGCCGGGTTCAATGCGCTGTATGAGAAAGGCCCTGACGGTAAAAGCCAGTTCCGCGAAGCCGCTTGCTGGGCGCACCTGCGGCGCGACTTCCATGATGTCTGGGCGTCAGACAAATCACAGATTGCACGTGAGGCCCTCGACAGGATCGGGAAGCTCTACGACATCGAGCGCGAAATCGCAGGTCAAGCTGCTGACACACGCCTTGCGGCACGTCAAAAGCTGAGCAAACCGAAAGTCGAG
This region includes:
- the tnpC gene encoding IS66 family transposase gives rise to the protein MPIDTSNLPDDPALLKAMIATLEVENAKISATLRAHDQLVQALRLRIAKLQKQAFGASSEKIEREIEQLELALEDLLVAVAEAEDAPLDEADAAPSSAASEPVENKPRRRPRVSDTTPRERRELDPGSCCPDCGGDLRIVGEDVSELLDMITAQLKVIEIARIKKSCRRCEKMVQVPAPSRPIPGSMAGPNLLAHVLVSKFDDHLPLYRQNEIFARMGADIPDSTLVDWCGRSMQVLQPIIERIEAHIMASDLLHTDDTPIRVLDRARRDKGLGKGVKQGRIWAYVRDQRPWAGTAPPGAVYYFAPDRKGEHVRLHLQNGTGILQADAYAGFNALYEKGPDGKSQFREAACWAHLRRDFHDVWASDKSQIAREALDRIGKLYDIEREIAGQAADTRLAARQKLSKPKVEAFKHWAEQQLTRIPGKSDLAKAFRYGLSRWPSFCLFLTDGRVAIDNNAAERAMRPIGIGRKNWLFAGADTGAETLARAMTLIETAKLNGIDPQAYLADVLDRIHDHKINRIDELLRKRAATLL